In Plasmodium falciparum 3D7 genome assembly, chromosome: 8, the following proteins share a genomic window:
- a CDS encoding erythrocyte membrane protein 1, PfEMP1 — MAAAGGGGKDKYKNAQDAKHLLDIIGEDIYKIANDAALKRSGSELKGLLSLAKFEKNPPDKQTPEDPCDLDYKYHTNVTSNVIEPCNKRSGKRFSEVSGAECANNRIKGNKGSNGDACAPFRRLHVCDRNLEQIDPAKITATHNLLVDVCQAAKFEGQSITQDYPKYLATYNDSPSQICTMLARSFADIGDIVRGKDLFRGYDDEEKNRRKKLEQKLKVIFGHIYEELKKHKKLKEEAEERYKKDGDNYYKLREDWWALNRQEIWKAITCGHPGGTYFRQTACGGGTTPTPNKCRCATNDVPTYFDYVPQYLRWFEEWAEDFCRKRKYKLENAIEKCRGKTKGEKYCDLNGFDCTQTASGEKKFVKGHNCHNCSVTCIPFGPWIDNQKKEFLKQRNKYQNEISSNSRKKRSTSNNNYKGYDEEFYKILKEDYGDVEQFLEKLSREGICQSQPTVGNQKADAANFTKDNPAKTFSHTEYCQACPWCGVVCKSGNCTKNPEGSCTEQIRKKVYDDSNTTTIPVLTPEKGKTSILQKYKTFCEKPEKHNQINNWECHYEKTDISNNCILGKWEKFQKGQEVMVYHPFFWKWVTEMLDDSIKWRKELDNCLKNENKQCISKCNGKCDCYKRWVEQKKEKEWTQIKDHFGKQEDMKEQIRGADPGIILEGVLDIEDLFENIKDTYGDVKEIDHIKKLLEEETTVDADNQNKTTIDKLLDHEDKDAKGCLQKQNECKEQERDGGARSDSQEPTPRSEVKPDSEDLDDDDEDDPDEEKSEEVENPEDQGEEEGTKQGSGEKKVDGTEAVQETVAEVTPEKKDEVNPCEIVKTLFEKPENLSDACGLKYGPGGKERYSQWKCIPTKPNSDNKGEVGSAGRVARSAPSGEKGSICVPPRRRRLYVKDLETLGDSEVTQVQLRDAFIKCAAVETFFLWDRYKKEKEKKKPQEGVLQLLGTVGTPPTDDEEDPPEKMLQKGEIPEEFKRQMFYTLADYKDILFGDQEVIKTLKDSGDENIKDISEKIKKTLNGDNNQESGSSPSLSGKKTTPKDWWETYGKDIWEGMVCALTYKNSGDKKIEQVKTADDGEDLFQKLKTQYEYNTVTLKDENSGTEGAKPFTPKTVSSSSGEKNPPKLSDFVLRPPYFRYLEEWGETFCRQRARMLDKIKKDCNVEENDNRPGGGITKQYSGDGESCKDYLPDDPTTLPDLVSSCPKSCSSYRKWINKKKDEFVEQQNAYTEQQNKCQSKSDKAKSDNGFYTRLQNLPDAAAFLKTLGSCSKNDIPEYKIDFDVNGETFRYEKYCGTCPEFKINCTKVKCTSGDMQNGCKDNKINAANFKTMAQSTEINMLVSDNSGNGSQNDLKDCKTSGIFKGFREDVWTCGKVCGYNVCKPKNVNGQNGDGNQILLFNALLKRWVEYFLEDYKKIKHKISHCKNSSEGHTCIKNCVEQWISTKRTEWETIRGRFNDQYKSNDSDVYPVRSFLETWIPKIPVANANNDGKKLIKLSKFDNFCSCSASAHSPNGKDDAIDCMINRLQDKIDKCKEKHPQPSAENQTTCDESTLVEDVDDYEEQNPENKVGKPAICGNVDTTEPVKEEDEEECKAAESPAEPEQAAEEESVPAAETKDTENQPPQAPDVGPPPLAPAPADQPLDPTILQTTIPFGIAIALTSIVFLFLKKKTKSTIDLLRVINIPKSDYDIPTKLSPNRYIPYTSGKYRGKRYIYLEGDSGTDSGYTDHYSDITSSSESEYEELDINDIYVPRAPKYKTLIEVVLEPSGNNTTASGNNTTASDTQNDIQNDIPSDIPKTPSDTPPPITDDEWNQLKDEFISQYLQSEQPKDVPNDYSSGDIPLNTQPNTLYFDKPQEKPFITSIHDRNLYSGEEYNYDMFNSGKNGPYSDKNDLYSGNHDSLSGNRDPTSANHDSYSGNHHPYSGIDLINDSISGNQHIDIYDELLKRKENELFGTNNPKRTSTYSVAKLTNSDPIHNQLELFHTWLDRHRDMCEKWENHHERLAKLKEEWENETHSGNTHPSDSNKTLNTDVSIQIDMDHEKRMKEFTNMDTILEDLDKPFNEPYYYDMYDDDIYYDVNDHDTSTVDSNAMDVPSKVQIEMDVNTKLVKEKYPIGDVWDI; from the exons ATGGCGGCTGCAGGTGGGGGTGGTAAGGATAAGTATAAAAATGCCCAGGATGCCAAGCATCTTTTGGATATAATTGGAGaagatatatacaaaatagcAAATGATGCTGCTCTAAAACGTAGTGGGAGTGAGTTAAAAGGATTGTTGTCACTAGCAAAATTTGAGAAAAATCCACCGGATAAACAAACACCAGAAGATCCATGCGATCTTgattataaatatcataCTAATGTTACTAGTAACGTAATTGAACCGTGCAACAAAAGATCAGGAAAACGTTTTTCTGAAGTAAGTGGCGCAGAATGTGCTAATAATAGAATAAAAGGTAATAAAGGTAGTAATGGTGACGCTTGCGCGCCGTTCAGACGATTACATGTATGCGACAGAAACCTAGAACAGATAGATCCTGCAAAAATAACAGCAACACATAATTTATTGGTAGATGTGTGTCAGGCAGCAAAATTTGAAGGACAATCAATAACACAAGATTATCCAAAATATCTAGCAACATATAATGATTCTCCTTCTCAAATATGTACTATGTTGGCACGAAGTTTTGCTGATATTGGAGACATTGTACGCGGCAAAGATCTATTTCGTggttatgatgatgaagaaaaaaatcgaagaaaaaaattagaacaGAAATTGAAAGTTATTTTCGGgcatatatatgaagaattGAAGAAGCACAAAAAGCTTAAGGAGGAAGCAGAAGAACGCTACAAAAAAGACggtgataattattataaattacgAGAAGATTGGTGGGCACTTAATAGACAAGAAATATGGAAAGCTATCACGTGCGGACATCCGGGTGGTACATATTTTCGACAAACAGCGTGTGGTGGAGGAACAACTCCGACTCCTAATAAATGCCGATGTGCGACAAATGATGTACCTACATATTTTGATTATGTGCCGCAGTATCTTCGCTGGTTCGAGGAATGGGCAGAAGATTTTTGTCGTAaacgaaaatataaattagaaAATGCTATAGAAAAATGTCGTGGAAAAACGAAAGGTGAGAAATATTGTGATCTTAATGGATTTGATTGTACGCAAACAGCTAGCGGAGAAAAGAAATTTGTTAAAGGTCATAATTGCCATAACTGTTCTGTTACATGTATTCCCTTTGGGCCCTGGATAGAtaaccaaaaaaaagaatttttaaaacaaagaaataaatacCAAAATGAAATATCAAGTAATAGTAGGAAAAAAAGAAGtacaagtaataataattataaaggatatgatgaagaattttataaaatacttAAAGAGGATTATGGAGATGTCGAACAGTTTTTAGAAAAATTAAGTAGAGAAGGAATATGTCAATCTCAACCTACAGTAGGAAATCAAAAAGCAGACGCTGCTAATTTCACTAAAGATAATCCTGCAAAAACATTTTCTCATACGGAATATTGCCAAGCATGTCCATGGTGTGGAGTTGTTTGCAAGAGTGGTAACTGTACAAAAAACCCAGAAGGATCATGCACCGAACAAATTCGAAAGAAAGTTTACGATGATTCAAATACTACCACTATACCAGTACTTACCCCAGAAAAAGGAAAGACAAGTATactacaaaaatataaaacgtTTTGTGAAAAACCTGAAAAGCATAACCAAATTAATAATTGGGAATGTCATTATGAAAAAACCGATATAAGTAATAATTGCATACTAGGAAAATGGGAAAAGTTTCAAAAGGGACAAGAAGTTATGGTCTATCatccttttttttggaaGTGGGTTACCGAAATGTTGGACGATTCTATAAAATGGAGGAAAGAACTTGATAATTGCCTAAAAAATGAGAACAAACAATGTATAAGCAAATGTAATGGTAAATGTGATTGTTATAAACGATGggttgaacaaaaaaaagaaaaggaatgGACACAAATAAAAGACCATTTTGGCAAGCAAGAAGATATGAAAGAACAAATTCGAGGAGCAGATCCTGGCATAATTCTTGAAGGTGTTTTGGACATAGAGGATCTTTTcgaaaatattaaagataCTTATGGGGACGTAAAAGAAATAGATCACATTAAGAAACTGTTGGAAGAAGAAACAACTGTTGATGCCGACAATCAAAATAAGACCACAATTGATAAATTGCTCGATCACGAAGATAAAGATGCCAAAGGATGCCTACAAAAACAGAATGAATGCAAAGAACAAGAACGAGATGGTGGTGCCCGCTCGGACTCCCAGGAACCCACACCACGTTCTGAAGTTAAACCCGACTCAGAAGACCTCGACGACGACGACGAAGACGACCCCGACGAGGAGAAGTCGGAGGAGGTGGAAAACCCGGAAGACCAGGGGGAGGAGGAAGGCACAAAACAGGGGTCGGGGGAAAAGAAGGTGGATGGGACAGAGGCCGTACAAGAAACCGTCGCAGAGGTAACACCGGAAAAAAAAGACGAGGTGAATCCATGTGAAATAGTAAAAACACTATTTGAAAAACCGGAAAATTTGTCCGACGCTTGTGGTCTAAAATACGGCCCAGGCGGAAAAGAAAGATACAGTCAATGGAAGTGCATACCAACCAAACCAAATAGTGACAACAAGGGCGAGGTTGGTAGTGCTGGTCGTGTCGCACGTAGTGCCCCTAGTGGTGAAAAAGGTTCCATTTGTGTGCCACCCAGGAGACGACGATTATATGTAAAGGATTTAGAAACACTTGGTGATAGTGAAGTAACACAAGTACAATTACGAGATGCTTTTATTAAATGTGCTGCCGTTGAAACCTTCTTCCTATGGgatagatataaaaaagaaaaagagaaaaaaaaaccacAAGAAGGTGTGTTACAACTACTCGGCACAGTTGGTACCCCCCCTACTGATGATGAGGAGGACCCCCCCGAAAAAATGTTACAAAAAGGTGAAATCCCTGAAGAATTTAAGCGTCAGATGTTCTATACATTAGCAGACTacaaagatatattatttggtgATCAAGAGGTGATTAAGACGCTAAAAGATAGTggtgatgaaaatataaaagatatatcggagaaaataaaaaaaactttaAACGGTGACAACAACCAAGAAAGTGGTAGCTCCCCATCTCTTAGTGGCAAAAAAACCACACCAAAAGACTGGTGGGAAACATATGGAAAAGATATTTGGGAAGGAATGGTTTGTGCtctaacatataaaaatagtgGAGACAAAAAAATAGAACAGGTTAAAACTGCGGACGACGGCGAAGATCTTTTCCAAAAACTCAAAACCCAATACGAATACAACACCGTCACACTTAAAGATGAAAATAGTGGTACTGAAGGCGCCAAACCCTTCACCCCCAAAACCGTCTCATCCTCTAGTGGTGAAAAAAACCCCCCCAAATTGAGTGATTTCGTGTTACGCCCCCCCTACTTCCGATACCTTGAAGAATGGGGTGAAACATTTTGTCGACAAAGGGCGCGGATGTTGGATAAGATTAAAAAAGATTGCAACGtggaagaaaatgataacCGTCCTGGTGGTGGTATAACAAAACAATATAGTGGGGATGGAGAAAGTTGTAAAGATTATCTTCCTGACGATCCTACTACACTTCCGGATTTAGTTTCCAGTTGTCCCAAATCTTGTAGTTCTTATAGAAAAtggataaataaaaaaaaagacgaaTTCGTTGAACAACAAAATGCATATACTGaacaacaaaataaatgCCAATCGAAAAGTGATAAAGCTAAAAGTGATAATGGATTTTATACAAGATTACAAAATCTCCCTGACGCTGCAGCATTTTTAAAAACGTTAGGATCATGTTCTAAAAATGATATTCCAGAGTATAAAATAGATTTTGATGTAAACGGCGAAACATTtagatatgaaaaatattgtgGTACATGTCCtgaatttaaaataaattgtaCAAAAGTTAAATGCACTAGTGGTGATATGCAAAATGGGTgcaaagataataaaattaatgcaGCAAATTTTAAAACAATGGCACAATCTACTGAAATAAATATGCTTGTGAGTGATAACAGTGGAAATGGATCTCAAAATGATTTAAAGGATTGTAAAACTTCAGGTATCTTTAAAGGTTTTAGAGAAGATGTATGGACATGTGGTAAGGTATGTGGTTATAATGTATGTAAACCGAAAAATGTTAATGGGCAAAACGGTGATGGGAatcaaattttattattcaatGCATTGCTTAAACGTTGGgtagaatattttttagaGGATTATAAGAAAATTAAACATAAAATTTCACATTGTAAGAATAGTAGTGAAGGACACacatgtataaaaaattgtGTAGAACAATGGATAAGTACGAAAAGGACAGAATGGGAGACTATACGAGGTCGTTTCAATGATCAATATAAAAGTAATGATTCAGATGTTTACCCAGTGAGAAGTTTTTTGGAGACCTGGATACCTAAAATTCCTGTTGCAAACGCTAACAATGATGGTAAAaagttaataaaattaagtaAGTTCGATAATTTTTGTTCATGTAGTGCCAGTGCGCACTCACCAAATGGTAAAGACGATGCTATAGATTGTATGATTAATAGACTTCAAGATAAAATTGATAAGTGTAAAGAGAAACACCCCCAACCTAGTGCCGAAAACCAAACAACTTGTGATGAATCCACCCTCGTTGAAGACGTTGATGATTATGAGGAACAAAACCCAGAAAACAAAGTGGGAAAACCAGCAATTTGTGGAAATGTGGATACAACAGAACCAGTCAAAGAGGAAGATGAAGAGGAATGTAAAGCTGCAGAATCCCCTGCTGAACCCGAACAAGCTGCAGAAGAAGAAAGTGTACCAGCAGCAGAAACCAAAGACACAGAGAACCAACCCCCACAGGCACCAGACGTGGGACCTCCACCCCTGGCACCGGCCCCTGCGGATCAACCTTTGGACCCGACTATCCTACAAACGACTATTCCTTTTGGAATAGCTATTGCGTTAACTTCGATagtgtttttatttttgaag aaaaaaaccAAATCTACTATTGATCTTTTGCGTGTTATTAATATACCCAAAAGTGATTATGATATACCGACAAAACTTTCACCCAATAGATATATACCTTATACTAGTGGTAAATACAGAGGCAAACGGTACATTTACCTTGAAGGAGATAGTGGAACTGATAGTGGTTACACCGATCATTATAGTGATATTACTTCATCTTCCGAAAGTGAGTATGAAGAATtggatattaatgatatatatgtaccaCGTGCtcctaaatataaaacattgatTGAAGTAGTACTTGAACCTAGTGGTAACAACACAACAGCTAGTGGTAACAACACAACAGCTAGTGATACACAAaatgatatacaaaatgatataCCTAGTGATATACCAAAAACACCTAGTGATACACCACCACCCATTACTGATGATGAGTGGAATCAATTGAAAGATGAATTTATATCACAATATCTACAAAGTGAACAACCAAAGGATGTACCAAATGATTATAGTAGTGGAGATATTCCATTGAATACACAACCGAatactttatattttgataaacCTCAAGAAAAACCTTTTATTACTTCTATTCATGATAGAAATTTATATAGTGGAGAAGAATACAATTATGATATGTTTAATAGTGGTAAAAATGGTCCATATagtgataaaaatgatttatatagTGGTAATCATGATTCATTAAGTGGTAATCGTGATCCAACAAGTGCTAACCATGATTCTTATAGTGGTAACCATCATCCTTATAGTGGTATAGATTTAATTAATGATTCGATAAGTGGTAATCaacatattgatatatatgatgaattgttgaaaagaaaagaaaacgaATTATTTGGGACAAATAATCCAAAACGTACAAGTACATATAGTGTTGCCAAACTAACAAATAGTGACCCCATCCACAACCAACTGGAACTATTCCATACATGGCTAGATAGACATAGAGATATGTGCGAAAAGTGGGAAAATCATCACGAACGATTAGCCAAATTGAAAGAAGAGTGGGAAAATGAGACACATAGTGGTAACACTCACCCTAGTGATAGTAACAAAACGTTAAATACTGATGTTTCTATTCAGATAGATATGGATCATGAAAAACGAATGAAGGAATTTACTAATATGGATACTATCTTGGAGGATCTGGACAAACCATTTAATGAACCCTACTATTATGATATGTATGACgatgatatttattatgatgtAAATGATCATGATACATCAACTGTGGATAGTAATGCTATGGATGTACCCAGTAAAGTACAAATTGAAATGGATGTAAATACAAAATTGGTGAAAGAGAAATATCCTATAGGAGATGTAtgggatatataa